A section of the Ornithinimicrobium sufpigmenti genome encodes:
- a CDS encoding UDP-N-acetylmuramate dehydrogenase, whose product MTSHRGSAPVNPRTGSAETTGSAPVNPRTGSAETTGSAPVNPRTGSAETTGSAPVNPRTGSAETTGSAPVNPRTGSTEANPTGSAPVNPGTGSAYPSLSELTTVRVGGPPRRLVTATTEAELVEAVREVDETGEPLLVVGGGSNLLVADEGFPGTVVLVRTSGVEVPHASACGGVSVTVAAGENWDDLCAHACAQGWSGIEALSGIPGATGATPVQNVGAYGQEVAQTIASVRVWDRAEQRIRTLFASDLRFSYRHSVLKDSMVGPDAVPGAVTPRHVVLTVTFSLRPTELSQPIGYADLATGLGVKVGDRVPLAAAREAVLEQRRRRGMVLDADDHDTWSCGSFFTNPIITVEQMEHVTERARRQLGPDGPVPPQFPTTDDTHVKTSAAWLIDKAGFRKGHRTLQGAPAGLSTKHTLALTNRGSARAADLLALAREVRDGVEEAFGVRLVNEPVLVGLEL is encoded by the coding sequence GCTCCGCCCCCGTGAACCCCCGCACCGGCTCCGCCGAGACCACGGGCTCCGCCCCCGTGAACCCCCGCACCGGCTCCGCCGAGACCACGGGCTCCGCCCCCGTGAACCCCCGCACCGGCTCCGCCGAGACCACGGGCTCCGCCCCCGTGAACCCCCGCACCGGCTCCGCCGAGACCACGGGCTCCGCCCCCGTGAACCCCCGCACCGGCTCCACCGAGGCGAACCCCACCGGCTCCGCTCCCGTAAACCCCGGGACCGGCTCGGCATACCCCTCTCTGTCCGAGCTCACGACGGTCCGCGTCGGCGGCCCGCCCCGGCGACTGGTGACGGCGACCACCGAGGCCGAGCTGGTCGAGGCGGTCCGCGAGGTGGACGAGACGGGGGAGCCGCTGCTCGTCGTGGGCGGCGGCTCGAACCTGCTCGTCGCCGACGAGGGCTTTCCCGGGACGGTGGTGCTGGTCCGTACCAGCGGCGTCGAGGTGCCGCACGCCAGCGCCTGCGGTGGCGTCAGCGTCACCGTCGCGGCCGGGGAGAACTGGGACGACCTGTGCGCGCACGCGTGCGCGCAAGGGTGGTCCGGCATCGAGGCGCTCTCCGGCATCCCCGGCGCGACCGGCGCGACCCCGGTGCAGAACGTCGGCGCCTACGGGCAGGAGGTGGCCCAGACGATCGCGTCGGTCCGCGTCTGGGACCGCGCCGAGCAGCGCATCCGCACCCTCTTCGCGAGTGACCTGCGCTTCTCCTACCGTCACTCCGTGCTCAAGGACTCGATGGTCGGCCCGGACGCCGTGCCCGGGGCGGTGACGCCGCGCCACGTCGTGCTCACCGTCACCTTCTCGCTGCGGCCCACCGAGCTCTCCCAGCCGATCGGGTATGCCGACCTGGCCACCGGCCTCGGCGTCAAGGTCGGTGACCGGGTTCCGCTCGCCGCCGCGCGTGAGGCGGTGCTGGAGCAGCGTCGGCGGCGCGGGATGGTGCTCGACGCCGACGACCACGACACCTGGTCCTGCGGCTCGTTCTTCACCAACCCGATCATCACTGTCGAGCAGATGGAGCACGTCACCGAGCGGGCCCGGCGCCAGCTCGGTCCGGACGGGCCTGTGCCACCGCAGTTCCCGACGACCGACGACACGCACGTCAAGACCTCGGCGGCGTGGCTCATCGACAAGGCCGGTTTCCGCAAGGGACACCGCACCCTCCAGGGCGCTCCCGCCGGCCTGTCCACCAAGCACACCCTCGCCCTGACGAACCGTGGCTCCGCCCGGGCGGCAGACCTGCTCGCGCTGGCCCGCGAGGTGCGGGACGGGGTGGAGGAGGCCTTCGGCGTGCGGCTGGTGAACGAGCCGGTCCTCGTCGGCCTCGAGCTGTGA